Proteins encoded in a region of the Neodiprion virginianus isolate iyNeoVirg1 chromosome 2, iyNeoVirg1.1, whole genome shotgun sequence genome:
- the LOC124298009 gene encoding neuropathy target esterase sws isoform X6 encodes MTMRSASNCVFITFTRHKYLDFANNNNCASLLEFDRKVVDLFNQFNESLGSYAFSRWIGQFVEDYQASKALFLGAIGLLLILIIVSIVVLRKWKNKEFLPEVKEFVGVGSGRPRFRKRDKVLFYGRKMLRKVKSISGQVHPTGQGKKRRAVMRFARRLLQLKKESAPQQLKVLEPPAEYLEEDLGPGDRVPPDALYMLQSIRVFGHFEKPVFLKLCKHTEIMNLPAGSYLFKIGDPDVNVFIVQQGLVNVFIVGADGAQISLKLVKTGESVTSLLSFTDVLTGHTSSYKTVSARAVEDSVVVKLPMSSFQEVFQDYPDAFIRVIQVIMVRLQRVTFTALHQYLGLSAELVNPGMQKKKQSPFSGSPVRSRTRENFTGQGLDTNPNTVSGHIEQPVAGSNIFHRDCSGLISQPIPIASSRRSKNPSDWKYQSSSPLLNQNTPDMVPECDSHWPTLPMPNQQNSQGAAPDLMHSGSGSANRKRPTNDGSHQQHMDEQQLIQLATDAFVRELGLEDDTILKDGKVQIREIPGGTYIMKEESHKDVALVYVISGSLIVSQRVTEGRDADQEVHMFSTHPGEIVGGLAVLTGEPSFYTIRAKNLSRIALLSKNTFFAIMREKPTVVLHVANTVVRRLSPFVRQVDFALDWLFLESGRALYRQGAESDSTFIVLSGRLRSVITYADGKKELVAEYGKGDLVGIVEMVTQTARSTTVMAVRDSELAKLPEGLFNAIKLRFPIVVTRLINLLGHRILGSWKRSQSNTVSNGVTRRTAATVDARPSQVNFSTVAIVPISEDVPLTAFTFELYHSLCSIGPCVRLTSDVVRKTLGASIMESANEYRLTSWLAQQEDQHRISLYQCDSSYTLWTQRCVRQADCILIVGLGEKPPSLGRIEREVERLAMRTQKELVLLHREQSGQRPSNTVQWLNMRSWVSSHHHIQCPKRMFTRKSQYRINELYSKVLTSEPNVHSDFSRLARWLTGTSVGLVLGGGGARGAAHIGMLKAILEAGIPIDMVGGVSIGAFMGALWCMEKNITTTTQKAREWSKKMTQWWRQILDLTYPMTSMFSGRDFNATIQGTFGDVYIEDLWLPYFTITTDITASSMRTHTHADEMLRQGAHHILAIDVGSQDDTDLTNYGDSLSGWWLLWKRWNPFATTVKVPNLPDIQSRLAYVSCVRQLEEVKSSDYCEYIRPPIDKYKTLQFANFDEIKDVGYHHGKTYFDGQLKAGVLPRFNADREHAKAMQAKHQAANQQQYQASVSAYTFTDLAQMVCKVSRGNRYVDLDLDSDSEELEEYEADLEEDAHEVGYASEPTAGILDQSPEDNRLRRRAGGSLSLSENEAECEIDYHSKIF; translated from the exons ATGACAATGCGATCAGCTAGCAACTGCGTGTTTATCACTTTTACACGTCATAAATATCTCGATTTCGCAAACAACAACAATTGCGCAAGCTTACTTGAGTTTGATAGAAAG GTTGTCGACTTGTTTAATCAATTCAACGAGAGTCTGGGGTCATATGCATTTTCAAGATGGATTGGCCAGTTTGTGGAAGATTATCAGGCATCAAAAGCTCTATTCCTAGGTGCGATCGGTCTTTTATTAATCCTGATCATCGTGTCTATAGTAGTACTGCGCAAatggaaaaacaaagaattctTGCCAGAGGTAAAAGAATTCGTTGGCGTTGGAAGCGGCAGGCCGCGATTCAGAAAACGAGACAAAGTATTATTCTACGGTAGAAAAATGCTCAGGAAAGTGAAATCAATTAGCGGCCAAGTACATCCTACTGGACAAGGGAAAAAGAGACGCGCCGTTATGCGATTTGCCAGAAGATTGCTCCAGCTTAAGAAAGAGAGCGCCCCTCAACAGTTGAAG GTACTGGAACCTCCGGCTGAATATTTGGAGGAAGATCTCGGCCCAGGAGACAGAGTGCCGCCAGATGCGTTGTACATGCTTCAAAGCATAAGAGTATTTGGTCATTTTGAAAAGCCGGTTTTCCTCAAACTATGCAAGCATACAGAGATCATGAATTTACCCGCTGGCAGTTATCTATTCAAAATTGGAGACCCAGATGTGAATGTATTCATCGTCCAGCAAGGGCTGGTCAATGTATTTATTGTAGGAGCCGATGGTGCtcaaatttctttgaaactAGTAAAAACTGGAGAATCCGTAACTAGCTTACTCAGCTTTACAGATGTGCTTACTGGTCACACTAGCTCTTACAAAACCGTGTCAGCCAGAGCTGTTGAGGACTCTGTAGTTGTCAAACTGCCGATGAGTTCTTTTCAGGAA GTATTTCAAGACTACCCAGACGCATTCATTCGAGTCATCCAAGTCATAATGGTTCGTTTACAACGCGTCACGTTTACCGCGTTGCATCAGTACCTGGGCCTGTCAGCAGAGCTGGTGAATCCAGGAATGCAGAAAAAGAAGCAGAGCCCATTTTCTGGTTCTCCAGTTCGTTCTAGAACTAGGGAAAATTTTACTGGACAGGGTTTGGATACTAATCCCAACACCGTCTCGGGACACATAGAGCAACCGGTGGCGGGatctaatatttttcatcgagatTGCTCGGGACTGATATCCCAGCCAATTCCTATTGCCTCTAGTCGTCG GTCAAAGAATCCTTCAGACTGGAAGTACCAAAGTTCCAGTCCTCTTCTGAATCAAAATACGCCAGATATGGTGCCAGAGTGCGATTCGCATTGGCCAACTCTGCCGATGCCGAATCAACAAAATTCCCAAGGTGCTGCACCGGATCTCATGCATTCCGGCAGTGGTAGCGCTAATAGAAAACGTCCAACCAACGACGGATCGCATCAACAACATATGGATGAACAGCAGTTGATTCAGTTGGCGACGGATGCGTTTGTGCGAGAACTGGGACTAGAAGACGACACCATTCTTAAAGATGGAAAAGTCCAAATTCGGGAGATTCCAGGAGGTACTTACATCATGAAAGAAGAATCGCACAAG GATGTTGCACTGGTTTATGTCATCTCAGGATCTCTAATCGTCAGTCAGCGTGTCACTGAAGGCAGAGATGCTGATCAAGAAGTTCACATGTTCAGTACACACCCTGGGGAAATAGTCGGTGGCCTAGCCGTGCTGACAGGAGAGCCGTCGTTTTACACAATTAGGGCGAAAAATCTGAGCCGCATTGCCTTGCTCTCTAAAAACACGTTCTTTGCAATCATGCGAGAGAAGCCTACAGTGGTTCTTCATGTTGCCAACACCGTGGTCAGGCGACTCAGCCCCTTCGTTAGGCAG GTAGACTTTGCCCTGGATTGGCTATTCCTGGAGAGTGGTAGGGCCTTGTATCGGCAAGGTGCCGAATCCGACTCAACGTTCATTGTATTGAGCGGACGTCTGAGGTCTGTGATCACTTATGCAGACGGGAAAAAGGAGCTGGTCGCAGAGTATGGAAAGGGGGATTTGGTTGGGATAGTCGAAATGGTTACTCAGACTGCAAGATCCACGACTGTAATGGCTGTCCGAGATTCGGAACTCGCCAAACTCCCCGAAGGCCTCTTCAATGCCATCAAACTCAGATTTCCCATCGTTGTAACACGGTTGATCAACTTACTCGGTCATCGCATACTCGGCTCTTGGAAACGTTCCCAATCCAATACAGTGTCAAACGGAGTAAC gAGACGGACAGCTGCAACGGTGGATGCAAGACCATCTCAAGTGAACTTTTCAACAGTAGCGATAGTTCCAATTTCAGAAGACGTTCCACTCACTGCTTTCACCTTCGAATTATACCACTCGCTGTGCTCGATCGGACCATGCGTACGCCTGACGTCTGATGTTGTTCGAAAG ACATTGGGTGCTTCCATAATGGAGTCGGCTAACGAGTATCGGTTAACATCGTGGCTGGCGCAGCAGGAGGACCAGCATCGCATTTCATTGTATCAATGCGATTCGAGCTACACACTTTGGACTCAACGCTGCGTCCGACAAGCCGATTGCATACTCATAGTTGGCTTAGGCGAGAAGCCGCCAAGCTTAGGTCGGATTGAACGTGAAGTTGAGAGACTTGCTATGCGTACTCAGAAAGAATTGGTGCTACTCCATAGAGAACAGAGCGGCCAACGACCCAGTAACACTGTTCAATGGCTCAACATGCGATCCTGGGTCTCAAGTCATCACCACATACAATGCCCGAAACGGATGTTCACCAGAAAATCTCAATATCGCATT AATGAACTCTACTCAAAAGTGCTGACGTCAGAACCAAACGTGCACAGTGATTTCAGCAGACTTGCACGATGGCTCACTGGAACTTCTGTAGGCTTGGTTCTGGGTGGTGGAGGAGCTCGAGGTGCTGCTCATATAGGAATGTTGAAGGCCATTCTGGAGGCGGGCATCCCCATTGACATGGTTGGCGGTGTCAGCATAGGAGCTTTCATGGGTGCTTTATGGTGTATGGAAAAGAACATTACCACGACAACCCAAAAGGCCCGAGAATGGTCGAAG AAAATGACCCAATGGTGGAGGCAAATACTGGATCTAACATATCCGATGACATCAATGTTTTCGGGAAGAGATTTTAACGCAACTATTCAAGGGACTTTTGGAGATGTGTATATCGAGGATTTATGGCTTCCGTATTTTACCATCACGACTGACATCACTGCATCTTCTAtgcgcacgcacacacacg CTGATGAAATGCTTCGACAAGGAGCTCATCACATACTGGCAATAGATGTTGGTTCCCAAGATGACACTGACTTGACAAATTACGGCGATTCCTTGTCTGGCTGGTGGTTGTTGTGGAAACGCTGGAACCCGTTTGCTACAACTGTGAAAGTTCCAAATCTCCCCGACATCCAGTCTCGATTGGCATATGTCAGCTGCGTTCGCCAATTAGAAGAAGTCAAGTCGTCCGACTACTGCGAATACATTAGACCTCCGATCGACAAGTACAAGACCTTACAATTtgcaaactttgacgaaatcAAAGATGTCGGTTATCATCATG GTAAAACATACTTTGATGGTCAACTGAAGGCAGGAGTATTACCAAGATTCAATGCTGACCGAGAACATGCAAAAGCAATGCAGGCTAAACACCAAGCAGCTAATCAACAGCAATACCAAGCATCCGTGTCAGCTTATACATTCACCGATTTGGCACAAATGGTTTGCAAGGTATCTCGAGGCAATCGTTACGTCGATTTAGATCTTGATTCCGATTCGGAAGAACTAGAAGAATACGAAGCAGATTTGGAAGAGGATGCGCACGAAGTTGGCTATGCCTCCGAACCTACCGCTGGGATTCTAGACCAG agtCCGGAAGATAATCGCCTCAGACGAAGAGCCGGAGGTTCCCTAAGTTTGTCAGAAAATGAGGCAGAGTGCGAAATCGACTATCATTCGAAGATATTTTGA
- the LOC124298009 gene encoding neuropathy target esterase sws isoform X7, giving the protein MLRKVKSISGQVHPTGQGKKRRAVMRFARRLLQLKKESAPQQLKVLEPPAEYLEEDLGPGDRVPPDALYMLQSIRVFGHFEKPVFLKLCKHTEIMNLPAGSYLFKIGDPDVNVFIVQQGLVNVFIVGADGAQISLKLVKTGESVTSLLSFTDVLTGHTSSYKTVSARAVEDSVVVKLPMSSFQEVFQDYPDAFIRVIQVIMVRLQRVTFTALHQYLGLSAELVNPGMQKKKQSPFSGSPVRSRTRENFTGQGLDTNPNTVSGHIEQPVAGSNIFHRDCSGLISQPIPIASSRRSKNPSDWKYQSSSPLLNQNTPDMVPECDSHWPTLPMPNQQNSQGAAPDLMHSGSGSANRKRPTNDGSHQQHMDEQQLIQLATDAFVRELGLEDDTILKDGKVQIREIPGGTYIMKEESHKDVALVYVISGSLIVSQRVTEGRDADQEVHMFSTHPGEIVGGLAVLTGEPSFYTIRAKNLSRIALLSKNTFFAIMREKPTVVLHVANTVVRRLSPFVRQVDFALDWLFLESGRALYRQGAESDSTFIVLSGRLRSVITYADGKKELVAEYGKGDLVGIVEMVTQTARSTTVMAVRDSELAKLPEGLFNAIKLRFPIVVTRLINLLGHRILGSWKRSQSNTVSNGVTRRTAATVDARPSQVNFSTVAIVPISEDVPLTAFTFELYHSLCSIGPCVRLTSDVVRKTLGASIMESANEYRLTSWLAQQEDQHRISLYQCDSSYTLWTQRCVRQADCILIVGLGEKPPSLGRIEREVERLAMRTQKELVLLHREQSGQRPSNTVQWLNMRSWVSSHHHIQCPKRMFTRKSQYRINELYSKVLTSEPNVHSDFSRLARWLTGTSVGLVLGGGGARGAAHIGMLKAILEAGIPIDMVGGVSIGAFMGALWCMEKNITTTTQKAREWSKKMTQWWRQILDLTYPMTSMFSGRDFNATIQGTFGDVYIEDLWLPYFTITTDITASSMRTHTHGSLWRYIRASMSLSGYMPPMCDPVDGHLLLDGGYVNNLPADEMLRQGAHHILAIDVGSQDDTDLTNYGDSLSGWWLLWKRWNPFATTVKVPNLPDIQSRLAYVSCVRQLEEVKSSDYCEYIRPPIDKYKTLQFANFDEIKDVGYHHGKTYFDGQLKAGVLPRFNADREHAKAMQAKHQAANQQQYQASVSAYTFTDLAQMVCKVSRGNRYVDLDLDSDSEELEEYEADLEEDAHEVGYASEPTAGILDQSPEDNRLRRRAGGSLSLSENEAECEIDYHSKIF; this is encoded by the exons ATGCTCAGGAAAGTGAAATCAATTAGCGGCCAAGTACATCCTACTGGACAAGGGAAAAAGAGACGCGCCGTTATGCGATTTGCCAGAAGATTGCTCCAGCTTAAGAAAGAGAGCGCCCCTCAACAGTTGAAG GTACTGGAACCTCCGGCTGAATATTTGGAGGAAGATCTCGGCCCAGGAGACAGAGTGCCGCCAGATGCGTTGTACATGCTTCAAAGCATAAGAGTATTTGGTCATTTTGAAAAGCCGGTTTTCCTCAAACTATGCAAGCATACAGAGATCATGAATTTACCCGCTGGCAGTTATCTATTCAAAATTGGAGACCCAGATGTGAATGTATTCATCGTCCAGCAAGGGCTGGTCAATGTATTTATTGTAGGAGCCGATGGTGCtcaaatttctttgaaactAGTAAAAACTGGAGAATCCGTAACTAGCTTACTCAGCTTTACAGATGTGCTTACTGGTCACACTAGCTCTTACAAAACCGTGTCAGCCAGAGCTGTTGAGGACTCTGTAGTTGTCAAACTGCCGATGAGTTCTTTTCAGGAA GTATTTCAAGACTACCCAGACGCATTCATTCGAGTCATCCAAGTCATAATGGTTCGTTTACAACGCGTCACGTTTACCGCGTTGCATCAGTACCTGGGCCTGTCAGCAGAGCTGGTGAATCCAGGAATGCAGAAAAAGAAGCAGAGCCCATTTTCTGGTTCTCCAGTTCGTTCTAGAACTAGGGAAAATTTTACTGGACAGGGTTTGGATACTAATCCCAACACCGTCTCGGGACACATAGAGCAACCGGTGGCGGGatctaatatttttcatcgagatTGCTCGGGACTGATATCCCAGCCAATTCCTATTGCCTCTAGTCGTCG GTCAAAGAATCCTTCAGACTGGAAGTACCAAAGTTCCAGTCCTCTTCTGAATCAAAATACGCCAGATATGGTGCCAGAGTGCGATTCGCATTGGCCAACTCTGCCGATGCCGAATCAACAAAATTCCCAAGGTGCTGCACCGGATCTCATGCATTCCGGCAGTGGTAGCGCTAATAGAAAACGTCCAACCAACGACGGATCGCATCAACAACATATGGATGAACAGCAGTTGATTCAGTTGGCGACGGATGCGTTTGTGCGAGAACTGGGACTAGAAGACGACACCATTCTTAAAGATGGAAAAGTCCAAATTCGGGAGATTCCAGGAGGTACTTACATCATGAAAGAAGAATCGCACAAG GATGTTGCACTGGTTTATGTCATCTCAGGATCTCTAATCGTCAGTCAGCGTGTCACTGAAGGCAGAGATGCTGATCAAGAAGTTCACATGTTCAGTACACACCCTGGGGAAATAGTCGGTGGCCTAGCCGTGCTGACAGGAGAGCCGTCGTTTTACACAATTAGGGCGAAAAATCTGAGCCGCATTGCCTTGCTCTCTAAAAACACGTTCTTTGCAATCATGCGAGAGAAGCCTACAGTGGTTCTTCATGTTGCCAACACCGTGGTCAGGCGACTCAGCCCCTTCGTTAGGCAG GTAGACTTTGCCCTGGATTGGCTATTCCTGGAGAGTGGTAGGGCCTTGTATCGGCAAGGTGCCGAATCCGACTCAACGTTCATTGTATTGAGCGGACGTCTGAGGTCTGTGATCACTTATGCAGACGGGAAAAAGGAGCTGGTCGCAGAGTATGGAAAGGGGGATTTGGTTGGGATAGTCGAAATGGTTACTCAGACTGCAAGATCCACGACTGTAATGGCTGTCCGAGATTCGGAACTCGCCAAACTCCCCGAAGGCCTCTTCAATGCCATCAAACTCAGATTTCCCATCGTTGTAACACGGTTGATCAACTTACTCGGTCATCGCATACTCGGCTCTTGGAAACGTTCCCAATCCAATACAGTGTCAAACGGAGTAAC gAGACGGACAGCTGCAACGGTGGATGCAAGACCATCTCAAGTGAACTTTTCAACAGTAGCGATAGTTCCAATTTCAGAAGACGTTCCACTCACTGCTTTCACCTTCGAATTATACCACTCGCTGTGCTCGATCGGACCATGCGTACGCCTGACGTCTGATGTTGTTCGAAAG ACATTGGGTGCTTCCATAATGGAGTCGGCTAACGAGTATCGGTTAACATCGTGGCTGGCGCAGCAGGAGGACCAGCATCGCATTTCATTGTATCAATGCGATTCGAGCTACACACTTTGGACTCAACGCTGCGTCCGACAAGCCGATTGCATACTCATAGTTGGCTTAGGCGAGAAGCCGCCAAGCTTAGGTCGGATTGAACGTGAAGTTGAGAGACTTGCTATGCGTACTCAGAAAGAATTGGTGCTACTCCATAGAGAACAGAGCGGCCAACGACCCAGTAACACTGTTCAATGGCTCAACATGCGATCCTGGGTCTCAAGTCATCACCACATACAATGCCCGAAACGGATGTTCACCAGAAAATCTCAATATCGCATT AATGAACTCTACTCAAAAGTGCTGACGTCAGAACCAAACGTGCACAGTGATTTCAGCAGACTTGCACGATGGCTCACTGGAACTTCTGTAGGCTTGGTTCTGGGTGGTGGAGGAGCTCGAGGTGCTGCTCATATAGGAATGTTGAAGGCCATTCTGGAGGCGGGCATCCCCATTGACATGGTTGGCGGTGTCAGCATAGGAGCTTTCATGGGTGCTTTATGGTGTATGGAAAAGAACATTACCACGACAACCCAAAAGGCCCGAGAATGGTCGAAG AAAATGACCCAATGGTGGAGGCAAATACTGGATCTAACATATCCGATGACATCAATGTTTTCGGGAAGAGATTTTAACGCAACTATTCAAGGGACTTTTGGAGATGTGTATATCGAGGATTTATGGCTTCCGTATTTTACCATCACGACTGACATCACTGCATCTTCTAtgcgcacgcacacacacg GATCGCTGTGGCGTTATATTCGGGCTTCGATGTCATTATCGGGTTATATGCCGCCGATGTGCGACCCTGTCGATGGCCACCTCCTCCTTGATGGCGGGTACGTCAACAACTTACCAG CTGATGAAATGCTTCGACAAGGAGCTCATCACATACTGGCAATAGATGTTGGTTCCCAAGATGACACTGACTTGACAAATTACGGCGATTCCTTGTCTGGCTGGTGGTTGTTGTGGAAACGCTGGAACCCGTTTGCTACAACTGTGAAAGTTCCAAATCTCCCCGACATCCAGTCTCGATTGGCATATGTCAGCTGCGTTCGCCAATTAGAAGAAGTCAAGTCGTCCGACTACTGCGAATACATTAGACCTCCGATCGACAAGTACAAGACCTTACAATTtgcaaactttgacgaaatcAAAGATGTCGGTTATCATCATG GTAAAACATACTTTGATGGTCAACTGAAGGCAGGAGTATTACCAAGATTCAATGCTGACCGAGAACATGCAAAAGCAATGCAGGCTAAACACCAAGCAGCTAATCAACAGCAATACCAAGCATCCGTGTCAGCTTATACATTCACCGATTTGGCACAAATGGTTTGCAAGGTATCTCGAGGCAATCGTTACGTCGATTTAGATCTTGATTCCGATTCGGAAGAACTAGAAGAATACGAAGCAGATTTGGAAGAGGATGCGCACGAAGTTGGCTATGCCTCCGAACCTACCGCTGGGATTCTAGACCAG agtCCGGAAGATAATCGCCTCAGACGAAGAGCCGGAGGTTCCCTAAGTTTGTCAGAAAATGAGGCAGAGTGCGAAATCGACTATCATTCGAAGATATTTTGA